The Tachyglossus aculeatus isolate mTacAcu1 chromosome 22, mTacAcu1.pri, whole genome shotgun sequence genome window below encodes:
- the LOC119944077 gene encoding olfactory receptor 9I1-like — protein sequence MAENGTEGTEFLLTGFPGRPELQRVLFWVFLVFYLLTLGGNLGIFGLIRVDTHLQTPMYFFLCHLSILDACYSSVIVPQLLVAQSSGGASVTSGRCAAQFFLFTLFGTTECFLLAVMAYDRYVAVCHPLLYVAIMTPRARWGLVSGAYAGGQLTSVIRTGCTFSLSFCKSRHVDFFFCDLPPLLKLSCTDTKAQELVIYFVAFSVITTTMTVILVSYLFIIKAILCIRSAGGRAKTFSTCGSHMTAVALFFGTIAFMYLKGNMGQALEVDKVVSVFYTVVIPMLNPMIYSLRNKEVKEALRKILHRTRS from the coding sequence ATGGCCGAGAATGGGACTGAAGGGACCGAGTTTCTCCTAACGGGTTTCCCCGGGCGGCCGGAACTGCAGAGGGTCCTTTTCTGGGTATTCCTGGTATtttacctcctcaccctggggggCAACCTGGGTATATTCGGGCTCATCCGGGTGGACACCCATCTCcagacacccatgtacttctttctctgcCACCTCTCCATCCTCGACGCCTGCTACTCTTCGGTCATCGTCCCTCAGTTGCTGGTGGCCCAGAGTTCTGGTGGCGCGTCCGTCACATCTGGGCGATGTGCGGCCCAGTTCTTCCTCTTCACGCTGTTTGGCACCACCGAGTGCTTCCTCCTCGCGgtcatggcctatgaccgctatgtggccGTGTGCCACCCCCTCCTCTACGTTGCCATCATGACCCCCCGGGCCCGCTGGGGGCTGGTGTCCGGGGCTTATGCAGGGGGACAGCTCACCAGCGTGATCCGCACGGGctgcaccttctctctctccttctgtaagTCTCGCCACGTGGACTTCTTCTTCTGTGACCTCCCGCCCTTGCTGAAGCTGTCGTGCACCGACACCAAGGCCCAAGAGCTAGTCATCTACTTCGTAGCTTTCTCTGTCATCACGACCACCATGACGGTGATCCTGGTCTCCTACCTATTCATCATCAAGGCCATCCTGTGCATCCGTTCTGCCGGCGGGAGGGCCAAGACATTCTCTACCTGTGGCTCTCACATGACCGCAGTGGCTCTGTTCTTTGGGACTATCGCCTTCATGTACCTGAAAGGCAAtatgggccaggccctggagGTGGACAAGGTGGTAtctgtgttctacacggtggtcaTCCCCATGCTTAACCCcatgatctacagtctgaggaacaaagaggtgaaggAGGCCCTCAGGAAAATTCTTCACAGGACCAGATCATGA